The Engraulis encrasicolus isolate BLACKSEA-1 chromosome 22, IST_EnEncr_1.0, whole genome shotgun sequence genome includes a region encoding these proteins:
- the LOC134438539 gene encoding zinc finger protein 180-like yields MAQEQTEWQKEEDLKPDKNEESHIVTIEEHDDDDDDDNDEIGRAASSSSTVSRSTAIPETGRNPSKKRLCSGYDQEFSEYLKARKPAHGGGGGRPQRRSRPRVSGEESHRCTIETPHHCTAQKPHHCSQCGQTFSLERRLTQHQCVHTGEKAYPCNQCGQSFAYLYSLKTHQRTHKKDSLYWCDVCDKAFKLAPHLRAHKRIHAEEPPFQCQQCGKCFDRQLSLKRHQYTHTAETTAYQCEQ; encoded by the exons AATGAGGAGAGCCATATAGTTACAATAGAAGAacacgacgacgacgatgatgatgataatgatgaaatcg GAAGAGCCGCATCATCATCGTCCACGGTGTCCAGATCCACAGCCATTCCAGAGACCGGTAGGAACCCATCAAAGAAACGCCTCTGTTCCGGTTATGACCAGGAGTTCAGTGAATATCTGAAGGCACGCAAGCCAgcgcatggaggaggaggagggaggccaCAGCGGCGCAGTAGACCAAGAGTTTCAGGAGAAGAGTCACACCGTTGTACAATAGAGACGCCACACCATTGTACAGCACAGAAGCCACACCACTGCTCACAGTGCGGCCAGACTTTCTCACTAGAACGCCGCCTCACACAACACCAGtgcgttcacacaggggagaaagcGTACCCATGCAATCAATGTGGCCAAAGCTTTGCCTATCTATACAGCCTGAAGACGCATCAACGCACTCACAAAAAAGACAGCCTTTACTGGTGTGACGTGTGCGACAAGGCTTTTAAACTAGCTCCGCATCTACGTGCACACAAGCGCATTCACGCAGAAGAGCCTCCCTTTCAGTGTCAGCAGTGCGGCAAGTGTTTTGACCGGCAGCTGAGTTTAAAAAGACACCAGTATACTCACACAGCAGAGACCACTGCCTACCAATGTGAACAGTGA